The Streptococcus sp. VT 162 genome has a window encoding:
- a CDS encoding short-chain dehydrogenase, which translates to MRTILITGASGGLAQEMVKLLPNDQLILLGRNKEKLVQLYGNHPHVELIEIDITDDSALEALVADLYLRYGKIDVLINNAGYGIFEDFDQISDKDIHQMFEVNTFALMNLSRRLGTCMKERGKGHIINIISMAGLIATSKSSLYSATKFAAIGFSNALRLELIPYGVYLTTVNPGPIRTGFFDQADPDGTYLKSVDRFLLEPDAVARKIVKIIGKNKRELNLPVLLNLAYKFYTLFPKLADKLAGGIFNYK; encoded by the coding sequence ATGCGTACTATTCTGATTACCGGAGCAAGCGGTGGCTTAGCCCAAGAAATGGTCAAACTCTTGCCAAATGACCAACTCATCTTGCTAGGTAGAAACAAGGAAAAACTAGTCCAACTATATGGAAATCATCCTCATGTGGAATTGATTGAAATCGATATTACTGATGACTCAGCCCTAGAAGCTCTGGTAGCTGACCTCTATCTCCGTTATGGCAAGATTGATGTCTTGATTAACAACGCTGGCTATGGAATTTTTGAAGATTTCGACCAGATTTCTGACAAAGACATTCACCAGATGTTTGAGGTTAATACCTTTGCTCTGATGAATCTATCTCGTCGTCTTGGAACTTGCATGAAGGAGAGGGGAAAAGGGCATATCATCAATATCATCAGTATGGCAGGTTTGATAGCGACTAGCAAGTCCAGTCTCTACTCAGCGACAAAGTTTGCGGCTATTGGATTTTCAAATGCGCTGCGCCTCGAACTGATTCCCTACGGTGTCTATCTAACGACGGTTAATCCAGGTCCAATCCGCACAGGATTTTTTGACCAGGCTGACCCAGATGGGACCTACCTCAAGTCGGTTGATCGATTTCTCTTAGAACCAGATGCAGTGGCTAGAAAGATTGTCAAAATCATAGGAAAAAACAAACGGGAACTCAATCTACCAGTTTTGTTGAACCTAGCCTATAAGTTTTATACCCTCTTTCCCAAATTAGCCGATAAGTTGGCAGGGGGAATCTTTAATTATAAGTAA
- a CDS encoding thymidylate synthase yields MTKADTIFKENIERILKDGVFSEQARPKYKDGTVANSKYVTGAFAEYDLSKGEFPITTLRPIAIKSAIKEVLWIYQDQSNSLDVLNDKYNVHYWNDWEVGDTGTIGERYGAVVKKHDIINKILKQLEANPWNRRNIISLWDYEAFEATDGLLPCAFQTMFDVRRVDGEIYLDATLTQRSNDMLVAHHINAMQYVALQMMIAKHFGWKVGKFFYFINNLHIYDNQFEQAQELLRREPSNCQPRLILNVPDGTNFFDIKAEDFELVDYNPVKPQLKFDLAI; encoded by the coding sequence ATGACAAAAGCAGATACGATTTTTAAAGAAAATATTGAACGAATCCTCAAAGACGGTGTCTTTTCTGAGCAGGCTCGTCCCAAGTACAAGGATGGGACAGTTGCTAATTCCAAGTACGTAACGGGTGCCTTTGCGGAGTATGATTTGTCTAAGGGGGAATTCCCCATCACAACCTTGCGTCCCATTGCGATCAAATCTGCCATCAAGGAAGTGCTCTGGATTTACCAAGATCAGTCTAATAGCCTAGATGTTCTCAATGATAAGTACAATGTTCACTACTGGAATGACTGGGAAGTGGGAGATACGGGAACCATCGGTGAACGCTATGGGGCGGTCGTTAAGAAACACGACATCATTAACAAGATTCTCAAGCAGTTGGAAGCCAATCCTTGGAATCGTCGCAATATCATCTCGCTCTGGGATTATGAGGCTTTTGAGGCAACAGACGGCCTCCTTCCATGCGCCTTTCAGACCATGTTTGATGTCCGTCGAGTAGATGGGGAAATCTATCTGGATGCGACCTTGACCCAGCGTTCGAATGATATGTTGGTGGCCCACCATATCAATGCCATGCAGTATGTGGCTTTACAGATGATGATTGCTAAGCATTTTGGATGGAAGGTTGGGAAGTTTTTCTATTTTATCAACAACCTCCATATCTATGATAATCAGTTTGAACAAGCTCAGGAATTGCTCCGTCGTGAGCCGTCAAACTGCCAACCACGCTTGATTTTAAATGTTCCTGATGGGACCAATTTCTTTGATATCAAAGCGGAGGACTTTGAGTTGGTTGACTATAATCCGGTTAAGCCACAGCTGAAGTTTGATTTGGCTATTTAA
- a CDS encoding cystathionine beta-lyase, which produces MTDIKTLALKYGGYTSLDKIYLDQLLAGKAEQEQLALITPPPSVVNAYFAELYQKKSPEAATDYFSELSQELNLYNAEPSFTFENKPFIRLNLSGKSFGFCYESEGLGRIFSENEEEISDDLLFEIAQIFPHQLVFEESGKIYMKPVGDEEVVSVESLTDLTDLESLADGRKRLKGYSQEDLLQEAVAFSGSRYFRSENRTAMLYID; this is translated from the coding sequence ATGACTGATATTAAAACTTTGGCTCTAAAGTATGGAGGCTATACAAGTCTGGATAAGATCTATCTGGATCAGCTTCTAGCTGGCAAAGCAGAGCAGGAGCAGTTAGCTCTCATCACACCTCCTCCGAGTGTAGTCAATGCCTACTTTGCTGAACTCTACCAGAAAAAGAGTCCTGAAGCTGCGACGGATTATTTTTCAGAACTCAGTCAGGAACTGAACCTCTACAATGCTGAGCCAAGTTTCACCTTTGAAAATAAGCCTTTTATTCGTCTTAATTTATCTGGCAAATCTTTTGGATTTTGCTATGAGAGTGAGGGGCTGGGGCGGATTTTCTCTGAAAATGAAGAGGAAATCTCGGATGACTTACTTTTTGAAATTGCGCAAATTTTCCCCCATCAACTCGTCTTTGAAGAGTCTGGAAAGATTTACATGAAGCCTGTCGGAGATGAGGAAGTTGTTAGTGTGGAGAGTCTCACAGATTTGACTGATTTGGAAAGCTTGGCGGATGGTCGTAAACGTCTCAAAGGCTACAGTCAAGAGGATTTACTGCAAGAAGCTGTTGCTTTTTCTGGCAGTCGCTATTTCCGATCGGAAAACCGCACAGCCATGTTATATATTGATTAA
- a CDS encoding tRNA delta(2)-isopentenylpyrophosphate transferase, with protein MKTKIIVIVGPTAVGKTALAIEVAKLFDGEVVSGDSQQVYRGLDIGTAKVSPEEQVAVPHHLIDVREVTESYSAFDFVSEAKKAIEDIQNRGKLAIIAGGTGLYIQSLLEGYHLGGETPHEEILAYRASLEPLSDEELANLVEQAGLEIPQFNRRRAMRALEIVHFGQDLENQESPYEPLIICLDDERSQLYERINHRVDLMFEAGLLDEAKWLFEHYPDVPAAKGIGYKELFPYFRGEQTLEEASDSLKQATRRFAKRQLTWFRNRMQVTFYQIGEPGVQDRILSQIEEFLDD; from the coding sequence ATGAAAACAAAAATAATTGTGATTGTTGGACCGACTGCTGTTGGGAAGACAGCCCTTGCTATCGAAGTGGCCAAGCTCTTTGATGGAGAGGTGGTCAGTGGTGACAGTCAGCAAGTATACAGAGGGTTGGATATTGGGACGGCCAAGGTTAGCCCAGAGGAGCAAGTAGCTGTTCCTCATCATTTGATTGATGTCAGAGAGGTGACCGAGTCTTACTCGGCTTTTGATTTTGTTTCAGAAGCTAAGAAGGCCATTGAGGATATTCAAAACCGTGGCAAGCTAGCCATTATCGCTGGAGGCACAGGCCTTTATATCCAGAGCTTGCTTGAAGGCTATCATCTAGGTGGGGAAACACCTCATGAGGAGATATTAGCCTATCGAGCTAGTTTAGAGCCTTTATCAGATGAAGAATTAGCCAATCTTGTGGAGCAAGCAGGCCTTGAAATTCCCCAGTTTAACCGTCGTCGTGCCATGCGTGCCTTGGAAATTGTCCATTTTGGTCAGGATTTGGAAAATCAGGAAAGTCCTTATGAACCTTTGATTATCTGCTTGGATGATGAACGCAGTCAGCTTTATGAACGGATTAACCATCGTGTGGATTTGATGTTTGAGGCTGGATTATTGGATGAAGCCAAGTGGCTCTTTGAGCATTATCCAGATGTACCAGCAGCCAAAGGCATTGGCTACAAGGAACTTTTTCCTTATTTCCGTGGGGAGCAAACTCTTGAGGAAGCCAGCGATAGTCTCAAACAGGCGACTCGCCGTTTTGCTAAGCGTCAGTTGACCTGGTTCCGTAATCGCATGCAGGTCACCTTTTATCAGATAGGAGAGCCTGGTGTGCAAGACCGTATTTTAAGCCAGATAGAGGAGTTTTTAGATGATTGA
- a CDS encoding GTP-binding protein HflX: MIETEKKEERVLLIGVELQGMDNFDLSMEELASLAKTAGAVVVDSYRQKREKYDSKTFVGSGKLEEIARMVDAEEITTVIVNNRLTPRQNVNLEEVLGVKVIDRMQLILDIFAMRARSHEGKLQVHLAQLKYLLPRLVGQGIMLSRQAGGIGSRGPGESQLELNRRSVRNQITDIERQLKVVEKNRATVREKRLESSTFKIGLIGYTNAGKSTIMNTLTSKTQYEADELFATLDATTKSIHLGGNLQVTLTDTVGFIQDLPTELVSSFKSTLEESKHVDLLVHVIDASNPYHEEHEKTVLSIMKDLDMEDIPRLTLYNKADLVEDFMPTQTPYALISAKSEDSREQLQALFLEKIKEIFEVFTLRVPFSKSYKIHDLENVAILEERDYQDDGEVITGYISEKNKWRLEEFYD; encoded by the coding sequence ATGATTGAAACGGAGAAAAAAGAGGAACGGGTCCTGCTCATTGGTGTTGAACTGCAGGGTATGGATAATTTCGACCTCTCCATGGAAGAGTTGGCCAGTCTGGCTAAGACAGCTGGGGCAGTCGTAGTAGATAGCTACAGGCAAAAACGGGAAAAGTATGACTCCAAGACCTTCGTTGGTTCTGGTAAGTTGGAAGAGATTGCGCGGATGGTTGATGCAGAAGAAATTACTACTGTCATCGTCAATAATCGCTTGACTCCACGGCAAAATGTCAATTTAGAAGAAGTTCTCGGTGTCAAGGTCATTGACCGTATGCAGTTGATTCTGGATATCTTTGCCATGCGGGCTCGAAGCCATGAAGGAAAACTCCAAGTTCATTTGGCTCAGCTCAAGTATCTCTTGCCCCGCTTGGTTGGTCAGGGGATTATGCTCAGCCGTCAGGCAGGGGGAATTGGTTCCCGTGGACCTGGTGAAAGTCAGCTGGAACTGAACCGTCGTAGTGTTCGTAATCAAATCACAGATATCGAGCGCCAGCTCAAGGTGGTTGAGAAAAATCGGGCGACAGTCAGAGAAAAACGCTTGGAGTCAAGCACCTTTAAGATTGGTTTGATTGGCTACACCAATGCTGGGAAATCAACCATCATGAACACCTTGACCAGTAAGACCCAGTATGAAGCAGACGAGCTCTTTGCGACTCTGGATGCGACGACAAAGAGTATCCATTTGGGAGGTAATCTACAGGTGACTTTAACTGATACGGTTGGCTTTATCCAAGATTTGCCAACTGAATTGGTGTCCAGTTTCAAGTCAACCTTGGAAGAAAGTAAGCATGTAGACCTTCTGGTTCATGTCATCGATGCCAGCAATCCTTACCACGAGGAACATGAAAAAACAGTCCTGTCCATCATGAAAGACCTGGACATGGAGGATATTCCTCGCCTGACCCTTTATAATAAAGCGGATTTGGTGGAGGATTTCATGCCTACCCAAACGCCGTATGCCCTCATTTCTGCCAAGTCTGAAGATAGTCGTGAGCAGTTGCAGGCTTTGTTTTTAGAGAAAATCAAGGAGATTTTTGAAGTCTTTACTCTGCGCGTGCCCTTTTCTAAGTCTTACAAGATTCATGATTTAGAAAATGTAGCGATTCTGGAAGAGCGCGACTATCAAGATGACGGTGAAGTCATTACAGGCTACATTTCTGAGAAAAATAAATGGAGATTAGAGGAATTTTATGACTGA
- a CDS encoding ribonuclease Z, producing the protein MDIQFLGTGAGQPSKARNVSSLALKLLDEINEVWLFDCGEGTQNRILETTIRPRKVSKIFITHLHGDHIFGLPGFLSSRAFQANEEQTDLDIYGPQGIKSFVLTSLRVSSSRLPYRIHFHEFEQDSLGKILETDKFTVYAEELDHTIFCVGYRVMQKDLEGTLDAERLKAAGVPFGPLFGKIKNGQDVVLEDGTEIKAADYISAPRPGKIITILGDTRKTNASVRLAVNADVLVHESTYGKGDEKIARNHGHSTNMQAAQVAAEAGAKRLLLNHISARFLSKDISQLKKDAATVFENVHVVKDLEEVEI; encoded by the coding sequence ATGGATATTCAATTTTTAGGAACAGGGGCTGGTCAGCCCTCTAAAGCCCGCAATGTTTCAAGTCTCGCCCTGAAACTCTTGGACGAGATTAACGAAGTCTGGCTTTTTGACTGTGGAGAAGGAACGCAAAATCGTATTCTGGAAACCACGATTCGACCACGTAAGGTCAGCAAAATCTTTATCACCCACCTGCATGGAGATCATATCTTTGGCTTGCCAGGATTCCTTTCTAGCCGTGCCTTTCAGGCAAATGAGGAGCAGACGGATTTGGACATCTATGGACCGCAAGGAATCAAGTCATTTGTTTTAACCAGCCTTCGTGTGTCAAGCTCTCGTCTGCCTTACCGAATTCATTTTCATGAGTTTGAGCAAGATTCTCTAGGGAAAATCCTTGAGACCGATAAATTCACTGTGTATGCAGAGGAGCTGGACCACACTATTTTCTGTGTTGGCTATCGTGTCATGCAAAAGGACTTAGAAGGTACCTTGGATGCTGAAAGACTTAAGGCTGCTGGTGTTCCATTTGGCCCGCTTTTTGGAAAAATCAAAAACGGTCAGGACGTTGTTCTAGAAGACGGAACTGAAATCAAAGCTGCTGACTATATCTCAGCGCCACGTCCAGGTAAGATTATCACCATTCTGGGCGACACCCGAAAAACCAATGCTAGTGTGCGTCTGGCTGTCAACGCCGATGTCTTGGTTCACGAGTCGACTTATGGCAAAGGAGATGAAAAAATTGCCCGCAACCACGGTCACTCAACCAATATGCAGGCAGCACAAGTAGCAGCAGAAGCCGGTGCTAAGCGCCTCCTGCTCAATCATATCAGCGCTCGTTTCCTTTCAAAAGATATCAGCCAGCTCAAGAAAGATGCGGCAACTGTTTTTGAAAATGTCCATGTGGTTAAAGACTTGGAAGAAGTGGAAATTTAG